TCCTCTGATGTTCCAGAGAGCCTAAATGCTGCTTTCAGTGCCAATTCCTGAACCAAAACATCTCCATTCCGAAGGAAGAAAAGAAGCTGATCCATAAATCCATAACTCATCAACACACTGATATAACTAGCTGAAGAGAAACATAGATTCTCAATTGCCCTTAATGCCATCTCTCTAGATTTTGAAGAACACGCGATTTTCGGATCAAAAACGCGTACTAATGCCCGAATTCCGCCTTCTTTGACCACCGATTGCCTCACTGATTCGTCTCCAGATGCAATATTTTGAAGGAATTCAATGGAACTTATCTGCACACCTTCATCTTTTGATCTTGCCAGCTTGATAAATGTGGAAACTGCACCTTCTTCAATCATAAATCTCTTTATTTCATCAACACCAACAAGATTTCTCAATACCCCACAAGCAGGGCTAATAAGTTCTGCTGTGGAATCAACACTAGCACATATTTTCAATAAAGCTGTAACACCACCATATGCTGAAACTGACCAGGCATTATCAGAATTCTGGGTCAATTTTTGCAAACTTCTTGCAGCACCCTCCTTGCTTATTTCACTGCGACTCTCCAAAACCCTGATCAAAGGCCCTATAATCCCAGCTCCAATCAAAATAGACTTGTAAGAATCAAAACCCGAAATCACTGCCACAACTTTTACAGCATCTTGTTGAAGTTCCATTTCCATTGAATCAAGAAGACTAACCAATATATTCACTAAGTCACCAACTTCAACAATTATCTTCACATACTTCTCATCTTCAACAACAACATCATACAAATTGACCAAAGCTTGTCTCTTCATTTCTAAGTCACCAATTTTCATTCTTGTCAACAGATCTCTAACGTAAAACCTCATATCATCCTTGCAAGCATTGACTCCAGGTCTAGACACAACAATGGCAAAACCCTGACTCAAAATACCTGCAGTACAAATCCCAGATAGATTCTTTACATGTCTATCAAACTTTGCAACCATTACATCCAAATCACTCTGCATCAAGAGCTTGCCGCTGTATGAAAGATCCACACATCTCCTAGCAAGATCATAGCAGTCACTAGCAGAGGCTAAGACAGCAGACACCATGCCTGAAAGTATTGGATTCTGGCTTGAATCACAATCCTCTATGGCAATTAAGCTTGAGTTTAGCTCTTCTAGCTTGTTTCTAATTAGTTGCCATTTCACTGCAAAAACTTTAATTGGAAGAGAGTAGGAGATCAAAGAAGAAATAACCTCAATAGCTTGCCTGAGACTGCGCTTTGGTGGTGAAGATTCTTGAAAGATCTGGTgttgttttggattttcttgtcCCATGTTTTTGTTTATCAATGATCTTGCAAAAACCCCATTCAGTATCTATCTAGAG
The DNA window shown above is from Populus trichocarpa isolate Nisqually-1 chromosome 4, P.trichocarpa_v4.1, whole genome shotgun sequence and carries:
- the LOC7494336 gene encoding uncharacterized protein LOC7494336, with the protein product MGQENPKQHQIFQESSPPKRSLRQAIEVISSLISYSLPIKVFAVKWQLIRNKLEELNSSLIAIEDCDSSQNPILSGMVSAVLASASDCYDLARRCVDLSYSGKLLMQSDLDVMVAKFDRHVKNLSGICTAGILSQGFAIVVSRPGVNACKDDMRFYVRDLLTRMKIGDLEMKRQALVNLYDVVVEDEKYVKIIVEVGDLVNILVSLLDSMEMELQQDAVKVVAVISGFDSYKSILIGAGIIGPLIRVLESRSEISKEGAARSLQKLTQNSDNAWSVSAYGGVTALLKICASVDSTAELISPACGVLRNLVGVDEIKRFMIEEGAVSTFIKLARSKDEGVQISSIEFLQNIASGDESVRQSVVKEGGIRALVRVFDPKIACSSKSREMALRAIENLCFSSASYISVLMSYGFMDQLLFFLRNGDVLVQELALKAAFRLSGTSEETKKAMGDAGFMSEFVKFLDAKSFEVREMAAVALNSLVSVPKNRKIFVQDDRNVGFLLQLLDQEETNSGSKKFLISILLSLTSCNSGRKKIANSGYLKNIEKLAEAEVSDAKRLVRKLSTNRFRSMLNGIWHS